The DNA region aactccACAAAATGCAAACTGATCTATGGTGACAAAGCAGATCAGTGACTGCTTGGAAAGGATGGGAGAAAGGAGTGacaaagaagcagaaggaaactATTGGGAGTGATGTGTACTTTCACTGCCTCGATAGTGGTAATTgttgtacacacatatacataagtCAAAACTCATcagattgtacactttaaatatgtaacCACCTTGTtgtatgtcaattttacctcaataaacctgttaaaatattttttaagttgactaTTGCCTAACAGCTGGATATTTATCCACAAGAAGTTAAAataagcacccctccccccacaaaaaatattaagtgtttGTTGACAAAATAACCAGACCCTGGTCAAGAGTGGACATCTTCATAAGACTCaaagttaacaaatattttataaatactgttaaatttcacacacacaccccttaccATTCAAAGGAGCAACTCACATTTTCAAGAATCTGGTGGTCTTCCATATATTCTCTGGCCCAACCACCATCccagcacacatacacacacactaaaccTATAAAAATGAGGAGGTCACTGCTTCATATAGTCACACAGTCTCTTGGGGGCTGTCTTTGGCCTCAGAGAACCATGGGTTCAAGTCACAGCTCTACCACTTTCTGGAAGTGTGACCATCTGTAAGTTATTTTCCCTCTTGAGTCTTGTTTCTCTTACACATCATGAAAGTCCTACATCTCAAAAGCCATTGTTAAGGACAGAATAACATTCATTTAGCAGGTAAAATGGTCAACAAGTGCTCATTAGTACTAATATAATTATCAACAGGGAGATCTCAACTTTACAAAGCAGGGCCCTCTATTCATGTAAATAGTACTAAAGAATAGAGGCAGAATCTACTATAAGTGATTGGGACAGCTACCTTTGTTTTCCACAAGTCCATGGAAGGAAACATGAACCCAACAAGTCATAGGATGGGAAGAAGCTGGACAGGCCCTTAGCCTTGACTATAAGGCTCTGGTAGCTGGACCACAAATTGGTGCTTTGGGGAAATGGGAGTGGGGAATGAAGAACCGCTGGGATCACGCCAGCAACCCCCTGGGTGGTCATCACTTTGGCCTGAGCCCAGCTCTGCTGAGCATTTTGACCAAAGCCATCCGCACCTCCCGATTTCTCAGACTGTAGATAAGGGGGTTGAGTGTGGGAGTGACAAGGCTGTAGAATAGGGAGACCACGTTGTCCTGGTGTGGGCTGTGGTAGGCACCCGGCACCATGTACATGAACACGGCAGCACCATAAAAGAGTCCCACTACCGTGATGTGCGAGGAGCAGGTGGTGAAGGCCTTGTTTCTGGCCTCCTCAGAGCGCATGCGTATAACGGCCCCCAGCACGTGGCCATAGGAGATGGCaatgagggaaaggggaaggacaAGGATCAGCACCCCAGAGGTGGACAGCGCCAACTCGTAGGCGGAGGTGTCTGCACAGGAGAGCTTCAGCAGGGCTGGGACCTCGCAGAAGAAGTGGTCCACGATGCGGGAGGCACAGTAGGGGAAGTGCAGAGTGATGGAGGTCTGAATGGAGGCATTGAGCACACCTGCCAGCCAGGAGGAGCCCACCATGAGCAGGCACACCTGACGCCTCATGAGCACAGGATACTGTAGAGGGTGACACACAGCAACATAACGGTCATAGGACATCAGGGCCAACAGGATGCCCTCAGCCACACCCAACAGGGTCAGGAAGAATATTTGAGCTGCACAACCCTCAAAGGAGATGGAACCTTCTCCCTGCAGGAAGTGGGATGCCATCTTGGGGATGGCGACCAGGGGAAAGCCAACATCAAACACAGAGAGCTGACTGAGAAGAAAGTACATGGGTGTGTGGAGCCGGGAGTCCATGCGGATCAGGAAGAGCAGAATGGTATTGCCCAGGAGGCCCACGGTAAACGTGGCAGCCACCAGGGAGAAGAGTAGCTGACGTGAACCTGAGTGACTGAAGAGGCCCACTAGAATGAAGTCAGAGGTCACTGACTGATTCGC from Panthera leo isolate Ple1 chromosome A2, P.leo_Ple1_pat1.1, whole genome shotgun sequence includes:
- the LOC122213857 gene encoding olfactory receptor 2Z1 codes for the protein MGDANQSVTSDFILVGLFSHSGSRQLLFSLVAATFTVGLLGNTILLFLIRMDSRLHTPMYFLLSQLSVFDVGFPLVAIPKMASHFLQGEGSISFEGCAAQIFFLTLLGVAEGILLALMSYDRYVAVCHPLQYPVLMRRQVCLLMVGSSWLAGVLNASIQTSITLHFPYCASRIVDHFFCEVPALLKLSCADTSAYELALSTSGVLILVLPLSLIAISYGHVLGAVIRMRSEEARNKAFTTCSSHITVVGLFYGAAVFMYMVPGAYHSPHQDNVVSLFYSLVTPTLNPLIYSLRNREVRMALVKMLSRAGLRPK